GAAGAACCCGGCGATCCGCGCCTGGTGCTGCTGGTCGATCCGGCCACCACCGTCGTGCAGCCGCTGGCCGGGCGCCTGCTGCTGGCGCCGCTGCTGTCCAACCAGGCCTTTGCACAGGCCAGCGGCTGGCAGGACACCCGTCTGGCGGACATCCTGCCGCCGATGCGCCCAGCCTGACCGGGCCGCCGCTGCGTGCGGCGCTATGGGCCCGATCCGACGGGCACGCGCCGACTATCTGCGCCCGCAACGCCTTGCTTATCGAAGCCTTGCCGCGCCCGGCGGTTTTTATGCTGTGCGTCAATTTCAGCCTGGATGTCCCGGGCCGAGCTTGACTGGCAGGACCGCCGTGCGCATCAATACGCCGAACACCCAGAGGGAATACGTGTTCCCGGCCGGAAAGACGCTGGTCTCGACCACCGATCTGAAAGGCCGCATCACCTACTGCAACCCGGCCTTCATCGAAGTCAGCGGTTACTCTCGAGAAGAGCTGCTCGGCCAGCCGCACAACCTGATCCGCCACCCGGACGTGCCCGAAGAAGCCTTCCGCGACCTCTGGCGCACCATCGAGGCCGGCCAGCCGTGGTCGGGCCTGGTCAAGAACCGCCGCAAGACCGGCGACCACTACTGGGTGCTGGCCAACGTCACGCCGCTGATGGAGGGCGACCGGCCGAGCGGCTACCTGAGCGTGCGCACCGAAGCCACGCGCGAACAGATCGACGCGGCCGAGGCGCTCTACGCGCAGATGCGTGACGAGCACGCGCGCGGGCGGCTGGTGCACGTGCTCAGCGGCGGGGCCGTGATCCGGCGCACGCTCGGTGGCCGGCTGCGCCGCTGGGTGTCGTTCGACATCACCAAGGCCGTGACCGGGCTCAGCCTGCTGACGGCGTACGCCGGCTGGTCGATCGCCCAGTTCGGCAGCAGCGGCTGGCTGCTGGGCGCCGAGTGCGCGGCGGTGGCCGCGCTGGCGGTCGGCTCGGCGTGGCTGACCCGCCGCCTGCTGCTCGGGCCGTTCGAGGGCCTGAACCTGTTCGCCAACCGCCTGGCCGCCGGCGACCTGACCGGCCGCATCGCGGTGCACCACGGCGGCGTGGTCGGCCAGTGCGAGCGTGCGCTCAACCAGCTGGCGGTCAACCTGCTGGCAACCGTGCGCGATGCCCGCGCCGGGGTCGACAACCTGCGCGGCACCGCCTCCGAACTGGCGGCCGGCAACACCGACCTGTCGAGCCGCACCGAATCGCAGGCGTCCAGCCTGGAACAGACCGCCGCCTCGATGGAAGAGATCACCGGCACCGTCAAGCAGAGCGCCGACTCGGCGCGTGGTGCGGCCAGCTTCGCCGAGCAGGTCAACCAGGTGACCGTGCGCAGCGCCGACGCGGTGCACAGCGTCAGCGAGACGATGGACGACATCAGCCGCTCGTCGGCGCGCATCAACGAGATCATCCAGGTGATCGACGGCATCGCCTTCCAGACCAACATCCTGGCCCTCAACGCGGCCGTGGAAGCCGCGCGAGCCGGCGAGCAGGGGCGTGGGTTCGCGGTGGTGGCCGCCGAAGTGCGCTCGCTGGCGCAGCGCACCTCGACCGCGGCACGCGAGGTCAAGCAGCTGATCGAGGACTCGGCCAGCAAGGTCGCCACCGGCGCACGGCAGACCGACGACGCCCGCTCGGCGATGGACGAGGTGCTCGAATCGGTGCGACGCATGAACGCCCTGGTCGGCGAGATCGACAACGGCGCCACCGAACAGCTCACCGGCATCTCGCAGGTCAACGAGGCGGTCGCCCACATGGACAGCCTGACGCAGCAGAACGCCGCGCTGGTCGAGCAACTGGCCGCCTCGGCGATGGCTGTGCGCAGCCAGAGCGAGGGCGTGGCCGAGGCGGTCAGCGTGTTCCGGCTGCACCGCAGCGATCGGCACGACATCCCCGATGCGGTCGAACTGCGGCGCCGGATGAAACGCGAGCGCGCCGCCGCCCACTGATCGCAGCGTCAGATCAGCGCGCGCCGCAAGGCCTGCAGCAGGCCTTCGGGGTCTTCCTGCATCAGGTCGTGGCCGGCCTTGGGCAGGCCCAGGCGCTGCGCCGCCAACGCGGCCGTGACGTCTTGCGCTGCGCGCGGCGCGGTCATCCGGTCACGCTCGCCCACCACCACGCTGCAGCGCGTGGCACCGGCTGCGGCCACTCGCGCGGCCGCGGCCATCCCGTCCTGGTAGGCGTTGCAGATGCCGAAATCGTGGTGGAACAGGTTGTGCTCGACGCCCGCCGATTCGCCCGCCGCCATCGAGCGCGCCAGCACCTGGCGCATCAGCTGGCGGCTTGCGCCGTGGTGCCAGGTGCCCGGGCCGGGATTGCCGGGTTTGGCGCCCAGGCTGCTGTGGGCAAAGCTCACCACCATCTCGATCGCCTGCAGCGGCTGTTGTGCCGCCGTGGCCAGCAGCGCGGCCGACACCGGCATCGGCACCGCCGTGCCGACCAGCACCAGATGACTGACGTCCAAGGCCGAGCCGACGGCCCGTGACGCCGCTTCCAGCGCGATCAGCGAGCCCATGCTGTGGCCGATCAGCGCGACGCGGCGCCGCCCCAGTCGATCGAGCAGCGCGAGCAGCCAGTCGGCCAGCGCGCCGACGTCCGGCAGCACCGGGCCGCCGCTGCGGCCGTGGCCGGGCAGATCGGGCACCAGCACGTCCCGGCCGTGATGGGCCAGCCAGCGCGCCGGCAGGGTCCAGACGCTGTGGTCGTTGAGCGCGCCGTGCAGCATCACGACGCAGGGCCGGGCGTCGGCCGCGCTGGTCTCCCAGGCTCGGCCGCCGGTGTAGGCGTAGACGCTGCCGCCGTTCGGGTGGTCGATCAGCATCAGGCAGCCCTCGTCGGATTGGCGGGGCTGGGCGTCGCACCGGTCTTGGCGACGGTCTTTTCGGCCACCTTGAGCGCGCGTTTCAGGTCGTCGATCAGGTCGTCGGCGCTCTCCAGGCCGATCGACAGCCGGATCGTGCCCGGCCCGATGCCGGCGGCGGCCAGCGCCGCGTCGTCCATGCGGAAGTGCGTGGTCGAGGCCGGGTGGATCACCAGCGAGCGGCTGTCGCCGACGTTGGCCAGGTGCGAAAAGATTTCCAGCGCCTCGATGAACGCGGCGCCCTGGGCCCGGCTGCCGCGCAGGTCGAAGCTGAACACCGCGCCGCAGCCGCGTGGCAGCAGGCGCTGCGCCAGCGCGTGGTCGGGGTGATCGGGCAGCTCGGGGTAGGCGATGCGAGCCACCATCGGTTGCGCGGTCAGGAACTCCACCACCCGGCGGGTGTTCTCGATGTGGCGCGCCATGCGCAGCGCCAGCGTCTCGATGCCCTGCAGCATCAGCCAGGCGGTGTGCGGGCTCATGCAGGCGCCGAAGTCGCGCAGGCCTTCGCGACGCGCGCGCAGGCCGAAGGCGCCGACGCTGCTTTCTTCGGCAAACACCATGCCGTGAAAGCCCGCGTAGGGCTCGCACAGCTCGGGGCAGCGGCCGTGGGCGTCGTGCGCGGCCTGCCAGTCGAAGTTGCCGCCGTCGACCAGCACGCCGCCCACCACCGTGCCGTGGCCGCACAGGAACTTGGTGGCCGAGTGCATCACCAGCGCGGCGCCGAGTTCGGTCGGGCGCTGCAGCCACGGCGTGGCGAAGGTGGCGTCCACCAGCAGCGGCAGGCCGTGATCGCGGCCGAGTTGCGCCAGCGTCGGGATGTCGAGCACGTCCAGCCCGGGGTTGCCGAGCGTCTCGCCGAGCAGCAGCCGGGTGTTCGGGCGGATCGCGGCGCGCCAGCCGTCGATGTCGCCGGGGCGCACGAAGGTGGTCTCGATGCCCAGCCGCGGCAGCGTGTACGCCAGCAGGTTGTGCGAGCCGCCGTACAGCGCGCTGCTGGCCACCAGGTGCTGGCCGGCGCCGGCCAGCGTGGTGATCGCCAGCAACAGCGCGGCCTGGCCGCTGGCGGTGGCCAGTGCGCCGACACCACCATCAAGCGCGGCCATGCGCTCCTCGAACACGGCCGTGGTCGGATTCGACAGCCGGCTGTAGACGTGGCCCGGCCGCTCCAGGTTGAACAGCGAGGCGGCGTGTTCGGCCGACTCGAACACGAACGAGGTGCTCAGATACAGCGGCACCGCGCGTGCGCCGG
This portion of the Leptothrix cholodnii SP-6 genome encodes:
- a CDS encoding methyl-accepting chemotaxis protein produces the protein MRINTPNTQREYVFPAGKTLVSTTDLKGRITYCNPAFIEVSGYSREELLGQPHNLIRHPDVPEEAFRDLWRTIEAGQPWSGLVKNRRKTGDHYWVLANVTPLMEGDRPSGYLSVRTEATREQIDAAEALYAQMRDEHARGRLVHVLSGGAVIRRTLGGRLRRWVSFDITKAVTGLSLLTAYAGWSIAQFGSSGWLLGAECAAVAALAVGSAWLTRRLLLGPFEGLNLFANRLAAGDLTGRIAVHHGGVVGQCERALNQLAVNLLATVRDARAGVDNLRGTASELAAGNTDLSSRTESQASSLEQTAASMEEITGTVKQSADSARGAASFAEQVNQVTVRSADAVHSVSETMDDISRSSARINEIIQVIDGIAFQTNILALNAAVEAARAGEQGRGFAVVAAEVRSLAQRTSTAAREVKQLIEDSASKVATGARQTDDARSAMDEVLESVRRMNALVGEIDNGATEQLTGISQVNEAVAHMDSLTQQNAALVEQLAASAMAVRSQSEGVAEAVSVFRLHRSDRHDIPDAVELRRRMKRERAAAH
- a CDS encoding alpha/beta fold hydrolase is translated as MLIDHPNGGSVYAYTGGRAWETSAADARPCVVMLHGALNDHSVWTLPARWLAHHGRDVLVPDLPGHGRSGGPVLPDVGALADWLLALLDRLGRRRVALIGHSMGSLIALEAASRAVGSALDVSHLVLVGTAVPMPVSAALLATAAQQPLQAIEMVVSFAHSSLGAKPGNPGPGTWHHGASRQLMRQVLARSMAAGESAGVEHNLFHHDFGICNAYQDGMAAAARVAAAGATRCSVVVGERDRMTAPRAAQDVTAALAAQRLGLPKAGHDLMQEDPEGLLQALRRALI
- a CDS encoding O-acetylhomoserine aminocarboxypropyltransferase encodes the protein MPGAADPGFDTLALHAGSPPDAATGARAVPLYLSTSFVFESAEHAASLFNLERPGHVYSRLSNPTTAVFEERMAALDGGVGALATASGQAALLLAITTLAGAGQHLVASSALYGGSHNLLAYTLPRLGIETTFVRPGDIDGWRAAIRPNTRLLLGETLGNPGLDVLDIPTLAQLGRDHGLPLLVDATFATPWLQRPTELGAALVMHSATKFLCGHGTVVGGVLVDGGNFDWQAAHDAHGRCPELCEPYAGFHGMVFAEESSVGAFGLRARREGLRDFGACMSPHTAWLMLQGIETLALRMARHIENTRRVVEFLTAQPMVARIAYPELPDHPDHALAQRLLPRGCGAVFSFDLRGSRAQGAAFIEALEIFSHLANVGDSRSLVIHPASTTHFRMDDAALAAAGIGPGTIRLSIGLESADDLIDDLKRALKVAEKTVAKTGATPSPANPTRAA